TTTTCTTCAAGTTGTTGCAGGTCTTTTTCTGAAAATTGAACCATGGTCACAATAATTTATCAATGTGGTTGATCGCGGTTGAAAGCCGCGTTTCTTTATCACCCTTTAAGATAACAAAATTACGGCCATACTTCACCAAGGCATCTTTGAAACATGCAAACATTCGCTCCCTTTCATCAGGCTTGTCGCGCAGGTCGTCTTTTACCCAGGGCGTATCGATATAGGTCAACAAATAGAGGTCGTATTGGTTGGCCAATGCATATTTTTCGAGTTCGGGGTCGCAATACCCCAGATAATAGGCCTCAGAATACACTTTGGTCTCCAAAAGGTCTGTATCGCACACCAACAACCTGTTCGCCTCTTTTGCCAAGGCGTTCTCGCTGGCCATCTGGCCCTCGGCTATCGGAAGCAAATCTTTAGGCTCGCAGGTCTTTTGTTCCCTATCCCACTTTTCTTGAAGGTATTCACGGGCATACTCGGGCACCCAAACGGTATTGTAATGTGCTGCCAGTTGTTTGGCCAAGGTGGTCTTTCCGGTCGATTCGGGTCCAAAAAGTACTACTTTGACGAGGTCTGAAGGTTGTTGTGCAAACTTTTCTTCCATGCTAGATAGCCCTGTATGGCCAAAATCGTGAAAATAAGATATTGTAGTGAGAACATGCCCCACCCCCTATAGGCATACAAAGGTACGGTTATTAGGTCTCCCAAGATCCAAAGGGTCCAGTTTTCGAGCTTCTTGTTTGCCATATACCACATGGCCGTGAAAAAGATGCCCGAGGTGAATATGTCAATATAGTTTGAGACCTCAATTTCAGACCCGAAGAGCCGGTACACGGTGTACGTGACCAACATGGTCAATACGAACAGTGCGAACCCGATCCATTTTTCCTTGGTATTGGTTCTTGAAATCTGAACCACGAACTCTTTGTCGTTCTTTCGGCGGGCCCAGTTATACCAGCCGTAGATGCTCATGATCGAGAAATAGAAATTCATCATCATGTCCCCGAAAAGCTGGTCTACAAGAAAGAGATAGGTGGTAATGGCCGTGGCAACCAATCCTGTCGGATATACCAAGATATTCTCTCTTTTCGCATAGACCACGCTGGCTATTCCGAAAAAGAAAGCCGTGGCCTCAAGAATAATCAAAGAAACCTGTCTGCCCTGGTACGGTTCAAGAAAGAAATCAAAAATGGGGTTCATAACCACTTCGGTCAGACTTTACGATCTTCATGTACAAAAGTACCCGTTCTGTGTTTTCAAAGGCTGCCTTTATTTCATCTGTCAGCAGGGCCATGACCTTGTCATAATCTCCAAAAACCTGGGTGCTGAGCGGATTTTCCACCACGGTCAGACCAGAATTCCGTAGTCTTTTGATAAAATCGATGATCGGTGGTTCAAAATCGTCTTGAAGGGGGGTGAGTGTCAGCTCAACTGAAATTTCCATAAGGAGATTTTACGGTGTTTTGGCAAAGAAATCAAATTTCCTTCAGTCCCCGGCCTTTTTAAGGGCATAAACGGTGGTAAAGCCCTCGAATTCGAAAAACTTGACATCGTAGTGCGTCGAGTGGCCCTTGTACAATATTTCGGCAGTGGTCTGGCCATCAGCAAAAGAGAAGTCATGCACATCAATATGCCTGAGAAAACTAAGTCCCGGTTGGGCATAGATTTTATAAAGTGATTCTTTGGCCCCCCAAACAATGGTCAATTTTCTCTTAACGGCCTCTGCATTGGCCAACGTACTGTATTCTTGAATGGGTGTAAACTTATAGGCAATTTTCAAGATCTTATCGCGCTGCTTTTCAATGTCTATGCCCACTTGGTGGGACTCGCTCACAATAATGCCGGTAAAATGGTGCGAATGGGTAATCGAGATGTGGTTGCCGTCCATCAGATGGGGCTTGCCCATCTTATCGTAGTACAGGTCTTTGTCTTCATAGCCTGCCTCGGCCATCAAGTGCCTAATGCTCAAAAAGGCCCTGCGGTGCATTTCAGATTTCATGCCATCGATCCGTTGTTGGCAATGCATTGTCAAAGACACTCCCTTCCAGAGGTCGGTTTCGGGTTCCGTTACCTTCCAGATATAGATTTTGGTCTTGTTCGATTCTGTTATGGTTTTGTAAAGGGGCACTGGTATGAGTTAAGTTATTTGTACCTTTGCGACTCATAAAATTTTGTTTCCTGAACGGCCAACAAGACCGGTAACAGAAACCATAGGTCGTACGAGGCGAGCCTCGTATTTGAAAAGCCCTTTATGGGCAAAACGAAGCTACGAAAGTAAAATTAAATAGAAGATGAGTACAAAAACAATTCCCTATGTTGCCTATAAGGTCAAAGACATTTCATTGGCCGAATGGGGCCGAAAAGAAATCGAGTTGGCCGAAGCAGAGATGCCAGGTCTAATGGCATTAAGGGAGGAATACAAAAACCAACAGCCACTTAAAGGGGCACGTATAGCAGGATGCCTTCATATGACCATTCAAACCGCTGTTTTGATAGAAACCTTGGTCGAATTGGGGGCCGAGGCCACTTGGAGTTCTTGCAACATATTTTCAACCCAAGACCATGCCGCTGCCGCCATTGCCGCAGCAGGAATTCCGGTATACGCCTGGAAAGGTATGACCGAAGAAGAGTTTGACTGGTGCATAGAACAAACCCTGTTCTTTGGTGAAGAGCGGAAGCCCCTCAACATGATTTTGGATGATGGCGGTGACCTGACCAACATGGTTCTCGATAAGTACCCTGAGTTGGCAACAGGCATAAAGGGATTGTCAGAAGAGACCACCACAGGTGTTCACAGATTGTACGAGCGCATGAAAAACGGTACGCTACCCATGCCCGCCTTTAACGTGAACGACTCGGTCACAAAATCAAAGTTCGACAACAAATATGGTTGTAGGGAAAGTGCCGTCGACGCCATTCGCCGTGCCACCGATACCATGTTGGCAGGCAAAAAAGTGGTCGTTGCCGGTTATGGCGATGTTGGCAAGGGTTCAGCAGCCTCTTTTAGGGGAGCAGGTGCCATAGTGACCGTTACCGAAATAGACCCTATCTGTGCCCTCCAGGCCTGTATGGATGGTTACGAGGTCAAAAAACTGGAAACGGTAATCGGCAATGCCGATATCGTTATCACCGCCACCGGCAATAAAGATATTATCCGCGAAGAGCATTTTAGGGCGATGAAAGACAAGGCCATTGTCTGCAATATCGGGCACTTCGACAATGAAATCGATATGGCGTGGCTTAACAGCAACTATGGCAATACCAAAGACGAGATTAAGCCACAGGTGGATAAGTACACCATTGACGGCAAGGATATCATCGTATTGGCTGAGGGCCGCCTAGTGAATTTGGGCTGTGCAACGGGACATCCAAGTTTTGTTATGAGCAACTCGTTCACCAACCAGACCTTGGCACAAATTGAACTATGGAACCACAGCGACAAGTACGAGAACAGGGTCTATACACTGCCCAAGCATTTAGATGAAAAAGTGGCCAAACTTCACTTGGCACGCCTTGGTGCCGAATTGACAGAGCTAAGGCCCGACCAAGCCGAATATATTGGGGTTGAGGTAAAAGGCCCGTTCAAGCCCGAGTATTATAGATACTAGCTGTTAGACATAAGATTCCAAACAATAGACCCTTGCATCCCGTTAGTTGATGGGTTGCAAGGGTTTTCCCATTATGAAATAAAGAAGTAATTTTCAGCTTTGGCCCTATATTCCCCGCCCGCTTATTTCTAACGGACCAAAATTTTATCGATGACCCTATTTGTTGACATGGATGAGGTTTTGGCAGAAACCTACCTCAGGCACATTGAACTGTACAACCAAGACTTTGGTGAAAATCTTACCGTTGAAGAATGCAAAGGCAAAGAGGTGTGGCAGGTGGTTCCCAAAGAACGGCAGAAAAGCATACAGAACCACGCCAATACCATAGGGTTTTTTAGGGATTTGAAACCCGTGAAAGACAGTCAGGAAGTAATGCGGGAGCTTTGCGACCGGTACGAGGTGTATATTGCCTCTGCCGCCATGCAGTTTCCGTATTCCCTAAAGGAAAAGAGCGATTGGCTCGACGAGCATTTTCCATTTATACATTGGAGAAAGCGAATTTTATGTGGTGACAAATACATCTTAAGGGGAGACGTGTTGATCGATGACCGCAGCTATAACCTTGAGCCCTTTGATGGCAGTACGATATTGTTCACCTCGCCCCACAACATTTTTCAAAATGGTTTTGAAAGGGCCAACAACTGGCAAGAAATAGCCGAAAAACTTTTATAGGTCTTTACAAATGAAAAAAGCCCTGACATTCCGTAGTGCCGGAAGGTCAGGGCCTTATAATTTTAAAAGGTAGTGTTTTGTGGCCTATGCCTCGAACGGGTCTACCGACACGTATGACTTACCGCCCGTTTTCTTTTGAAAACGTACGATGCCATCGACCTTGGCATGAAGCGTATGGTCTTTACCGGCATAAACATTCTCGCCAGGTCTGTGCTTGGTGCCCCGTTGTCTAACGATTATATTGCCTGCAACCGCGGCTTGACCACCAAAAATCTTAACGCCCAAGCGTTTCGATTCTGACTCTCTTCCGTTTTTCGAACTACCTACACCTTTCTTGTGTGCCATGATAATTTATT
This portion of the Flagellimonas lutaonensis genome encodes:
- a CDS encoding 4'-phosphopantetheinyl transferase family protein, with the protein product MPLYKTITESNKTKIYIWKVTEPETDLWKGVSLTMHCQQRIDGMKSEMHRRAFLSIRHLMAEAGYEDKDLYYDKMGKPHLMDGNHISITHSHHFTGIIVSESHQVGIDIEKQRDKILKIAYKFTPIQEYSTLANAEAVKRKLTIVWGAKESLYKIYAQPGLSFLRHIDVHDFSFADGQTTAEILYKGHSTHYDVKFFEFEGFTTVYALKKAGD
- a CDS encoding thiamine-binding protein, with product MEISVELTLTPLQDDFEPPIIDFIKRLRNSGLTVVENPLSTQVFGDYDKVMALLTDEIKAAFENTERVLLYMKIVKSDRSGYEPHF
- the pnuC gene encoding nicotinamide riboside transporter PnuC, translating into MNPIFDFFLEPYQGRQVSLIILEATAFFFGIASVVYAKRENILVYPTGLVATAITTYLFLVDQLFGDMMMNFYFSIMSIYGWYNWARRKNDKEFVVQISRTNTKEKWIGFALFVLTMLVTYTVYRLFGSEIEVSNYIDIFTSGIFFTAMWYMANKKLENWTLWILGDLITVPLYAYRGWGMFSLQYLIFTILAIQGYLAWKKSLHNNLQTSSK
- the ahcY gene encoding adenosylhomocysteinase, whose amino-acid sequence is MSTKTIPYVAYKVKDISLAEWGRKEIELAEAEMPGLMALREEYKNQQPLKGARIAGCLHMTIQTAVLIETLVELGAEATWSSCNIFSTQDHAAAAIAAAGIPVYAWKGMTEEEFDWCIEQTLFFGEERKPLNMILDDGGDLTNMVLDKYPELATGIKGLSEETTTGVHRLYERMKNGTLPMPAFNVNDSVTKSKFDNKYGCRESAVDAIRRATDTMLAGKKVVVAGYGDVGKGSAASFRGAGAIVTVTEIDPICALQACMDGYEVKKLETVIGNADIVITATGNKDIIREEHFRAMKDKAIVCNIGHFDNEIDMAWLNSNYGNTKDEIKPQVDKYTIDGKDIIVLAEGRLVNLGCATGHPSFVMSNSFTNQTLAQIELWNHSDKYENRVYTLPKHLDEKVAKLHLARLGAELTELRPDQAEYIGVEVKGPFKPEYYRY
- a CDS encoding 5' nucleotidase, NT5C type codes for the protein MTLFVDMDEVLAETYLRHIELYNQDFGENLTVEECKGKEVWQVVPKERQKSIQNHANTIGFFRDLKPVKDSQEVMRELCDRYEVYIASAAMQFPYSLKEKSDWLDEHFPFIHWRKRILCGDKYILRGDVLIDDRSYNLEPFDGSTILFTSPHNIFQNGFERANNWQEIAEKLL
- the rpmA gene encoding 50S ribosomal protein L27, which gives rise to MAHKKGVGSSKNGRESESKRLGVKIFGGQAAVAGNIIVRQRGTKHRPGENVYAGKDHTLHAKVDGIVRFQKKTGGKSYVSVDPFEA
- a CDS encoding AAA family ATPase, producing the protein MEEKFAQQPSDLVKVVLFGPESTGKTTLAKQLAAHYNTVWVPEYAREYLQEKWDREQKTCEPKDLLPIAEGQMASENALAKEANRLLVCDTDLLETKVYSEAYYLGYCDPELEKYALANQYDLYLLTYIDTPWVKDDLRDKPDERERMFACFKDALVKYGRNFVILKGDKETRLSTAINHIDKLL